In the Populus trichocarpa isolate Nisqually-1 chromosome 1, P.trichocarpa_v4.1, whole genome shotgun sequence genome, one interval contains:
- the LOC7470541 gene encoding mediator of RNA polymerase II transcription subunit 15a isoform X2 produces MDANNWRPTAPGGEPVMDTGDWRTQLQPDARQRIVNKIMETLKRHLPFSGQEGLQELKKIAVRFEEKIYTAATSQSDYLRKISLKMLAMENKSQSTIPNSLPPNSTGSGNKPLDPGGSHSMQSQVHNQGPSLTIPLPANQSQERQQLLSQNMQTGMASSGVQSSSGLTSALPPISSLTQTVPNSVGQNPNMQSISGVSQNPVGNPMGQGVPSNMLANSQRQGRQLVVPQQQQQPQNPQQYFYQQQLQQQLLKQKLQQGNPQHSLVQSHVQQQQQQQQNLLQSNQLQSSQQSGVQTPSVMQPSIMQTAPLSCLQQNQPSSVQQSTQPMLQQHPQPVLRQQQQPQQTAGIHQQQRLLGQQNNLPNLQQQQLMVQQNNLSSMHQQQLGSQSNVSSLQQQQLLGAQSGNSSMQTNQHPVHMLQQSKVTLQQQAQQSAGTLLPNQGQQSQPQLPQQQLMSQIQSQPVQLQQQSNPLQHDLQQRFQASGSLLQQQNVTDQQKQLYQSQRALPETSPTSLDSTTQTGHVNVNDWQEEIYQKIKVMKEMYFPEINEIYQRIAAKLPQHDSHPQQPKSEQLDKLKALKTMLERLIMFLQVPKNNIKLNFKEKLGYYENQILNFLNTSRPRKPVPNLQQGQLPQLHMQPMQRPQSQVPQLQSHENQLNPQLQSMNLQGSVPTMQQNNVPSLPHNSLSSLSGVSTSQPNKMNPMQSASNLDSGQGNSLSSLQQAPVGSVQQNPVSSSQPTNFNTLSTQSGVSMLQSNIPLQLNSNMIQQQHLKQQMLQTQQLKQQFQQRQPQQQQRQTQQQQHLMQKQQMLLQQQQQQLHQQAKQQLPAQMQTQQIPQPHQMNDVNEMKLRQGIGIKPAVFQQHLSTGQRTAFPHQQMKPGSSFPISSPQMLQHASPQLQQHSSPQIDQQNLLPSLTKTGTPLQSANSPFVVPSPSTPLAPSPVPGDSEKPISGISSNIVHQPTVAQATAPSLAIGTPGISASPLLAEFTSPDGAHGGALTTVSGKSNVMEQPLERMIKAVKSLSPKALSASVSDIGSVVSMIDRIAGSAPGNGSRAAVGEDLVAMTKCRLQARNFFTQDGMTGSKKMRRHTSAMPLNVASSAGSVSDSFKQFTGPETSDLESTVTSSVKRPKIEANHALLEEIREINQRLLDTVVDISDEDVDSTAAAAAAEGGGGTFVKCSFIAVALSPNLKAQYTSAQMSTIQPLRLLVPTNYPNCSPILLDKFPFEVSKEYEDLSIKAKFRFSISLRSLSQPMSLGDIARTWDVCAHAVISEHAQQSGGGTFSSKYGSWENCVSAA; encoded by the exons ATGGATGCCAATAATTGGAGGCCTACTGCCCCCGGTGGAGAACCTGTCATGGACACGGGTGATTGGAGAACTCAATTGCAGCCGGACGCACGCCAAAGAATAGTCAACAAAAT CATGGAGACATTAAAAAGACATCTTCCATTTTCTGGTCAAGAGGGATTACAAGAACTCAAGAAAATAGCCGTACGGTTTGAGGAAAAGATTTATACTGCTGCAACAAGTCAG TCTGATTATCTGCGTAAAATATCTCTGAAGATGCTTGCAATGGAGAACAAGTCTCAAAGTACCATACCCAATTCTTTGCCACCCAACTCCACTGGCAGTGGTAACAAACCCCTGGATCCAGGAG GATCTCACAGTATGCAGTCTCAAGTTCACAATCAAGGGCCATCACTCACTATCCCATTGCCTGCTAATCAATCTCAAGAACGCCAGCAATTGTTGTCACAGAACATGCAGACTGGTATGGCATCTAGTGGAGTTCAAAGTTCTTCTGGTTTAACGTCAGCATTGCCTCCCATCTCCAGTTTAACCCAGACTGTCCCCAACTCTGTTGGCCAGAATCCTAACATGCAGAGTATCTCTGGTGTTTCACAGAACCCAGTGGGGAATCCAATGGGACAAGGGGTGCCCTCCAATATGCTTGCCAATTCTCAGAGACAAGGTAGGCAACTAGTTGTTCCACAGCAACAACAGCAGCCCCAAAATCCTCAGCAGTATTTTTACCAGCAGCAGTTACAACAACAGCTTTTGAAGCAGAAGCTTCAACAGGGAAATCCCCAGCACTCACTTGTGCAATCTCACgtccagcagcagcaacagcagcagcaaaacCTATTACAGTCAAATCAGTTGCAATCTTCTCAGCAGTCTGGTGTGCAAACACCATCTGTTATGCAGCCTTCAATAATGCAAACGGCTCCTCTCTCTTGTCTTCAACAGAATCAGCCATCTTCTGTTCAACAGTCAACACAACCCATGCTTCAGCAACATCCACAACCAGTCCTCAGGCAGCAGCAACAACCTCAACAGACTGCTGGTATTCATCAGCAGCAGAGGTTGCTAGGCCAGCAGAATAACCTTCCAAAtctgcagcagcagcaattaATGGTTCAACAAAATAACCTATCAAGCATGCATCAGCAACAGCTGGGCTCTCAAAGTAATGTCTCCAGtttacagcagcagcagctgcttGGAGCTCAGTCTGGTAACTCAAGCATGCAAACTAATCAGCACCCTGTACACATGCTACAACAGTCCAAGGTTACGCTGCAGCAACAAGCACAACAAAGTGCAGGTACTTTGTTACCTAATCAAGGGCAGCAGTCACAACCACAGCTGCCACAGCAGCAATTGATGTCACAGATCCAATCACAGCCAGTGCAGCTGCAACAGCAATCAAATCCATTACAACATGATCTGCAACAAAGATTTCAAGCATCAGGTTCCTTGCTTCAACAGCAGAATGTGACTGATCAGCAAAAGCAGTTATATCAATCTCAAAGAGCCCTTCCAGAAACGTCCCCAA CATCCCTAGATTCTACAACACAGACTGGACATGTGAATGTCAATGATTGGCAAGAGGAGATCTACCAAAAG ATCAAAGTCATGAAGGAGATGTATTTCcctgaaataaatgaaatataccAGAGAATTGCTGCCAAGTTACCGCAG CATGACTCTCATCCGCAACAACCAAAGTCAGAACAGCTTGACAAGCTAAAGGCACTTAAGACCATGTTGGAGCGCCTGATAATGTTCTTACAAGTTCCGAAAAACAACATCAAGCTTAATTTCAAAGAGAAGTTGGGTTACTATGAgaatcagattttaaattttctaaacacAAGCAGACCCAGAAAGCCTGTTCCTAATCTTCAGCAAGGACAGCTTCCCCAGCTTCATATGCAACCTATGCAGCGACCCCAATCTCAAGTTCCTCAATTGCAGTCCCATGAAAATCAACTCAACCCCCAGTTGCAATCAATGAATTTGCAAGGTTCTGTACCAACAATGCAGCAGAACAATGTGCCAAGCTTGCCGCAtaattctctttcttctttatctGGGGTTTCTACATCACAACCAAACAAGATGAATCCAATGCAATCAGCTTCCAATTTAGATTCTGGACAAGGAAATTCACTGAGCTCATTGCAGCAGGCACCTGTAGGATCTGTACAACAGAATCCTGTGAGCAGTTCCCAACCTACCAATTTTAACACATTGTCAACACAAAGTGGGGTGAGTATGCTGCAGTCGAATATTCCTCTTCAGTTGAATTCCAATATGATTCAACAGCAGCATCTAAAACAGCAGATGCTACAAACACAACAGCTTAAACAACAGTTCCAACAGCGTCAGCCGCAGCAGCAACAGCGTCAGACGCAGCAGCAACAGCATTTAATGCAGAAGCAACAGATgctgctgcagcagcagcagcagcagttaCACCAGCAAGCCAAGCAGCAGTTGCCTGCACAGATGCAGACACAACAAATTCCACAGCCGCATCAGATGAATGATGTAAATGAGATGAAGTTGAGACAGGGGATTGGAATCAAGCCAGCAGTCTTCCAACAACATCTCTCGACAGGTCAACGCACTGCTTTCCCTCATCAACAAATGAAACCAGGATCCTCATTTCCTATTTCTTCACCACAAATGCTCCAGCATGCTTCCCCCCAATTACAACAACATTCTTCTCCTCAGATTGACCAGCAAAATCTACTGCCTTCTCTAACTAAAACTGGAACACCTTTGCAATCTGCAAACTCGCCTTTTGTTGTCCCATCTCCTTCAACTCCTTTAGCTCCATCCCCTGTGCCAGGAGATTCTGAGAAACCCATTTCTGGTATCTCCTCAAATATTGTACACCAACCAACTGTTGCACAAGCAACGGCTCCATCCCTTGCAATTGGCACTCCTGGGATATCTGCCTCGCCTTTGCTTGCAGAGTTTACCAGTCCTGATGGTGCTCATGGTGGTGCTTTGACAACTGTTTCTGGCAAGTCGAATGTTATGGAGCAACCACTTGAACGCATGATTAAAGCG gTGAAATCTCTTTCTCCTAAAGCACTTAGTGCATCTGTCAGTGACATTGGCTCTGTTGTCAGTATGATTGACAGAATTGCTGGCTCGGCACCCGGTAATGGGTCTAGAGCTGCAGTTGGTGAGGATCTGGTAGCGATGACAAAATGTCGCCTTCAGGCAAGAAATTTCTTCACCCAAGATGGGATGACTGGATCGAAGAAAATGAGGCGCCATACAAGTGCCATGCCCTTGAATGTTGCATCATCAGCTGGCAGTGTAAGCGACAGTTTTAAGCAGTTTACTGGTCCAGAGACATCTGATTTGGAGTCGACTGTAACGTCAAGTGTCAAGAGGCCTAAAATTGAG GCTAATCATGCCCTTTTGGAAGAGATAAGGGAAATAAATCAGCGACTTTTAGACACAGTGGTTGATATTAGTGATGAAGATGTTGACTCAACTGCAGCAGCAGCTGCTGCTGAAGGGGGTGGAGGAACCTTTGTCAAATGCTCATTTATCGCTGTGGCTCTGAGTCCAAACTTGAAAGCACAGTACACTTCAGCGCAAATG TCAACAATTCAGCCCCTTAGATTGCTTGTGCCTACAAATTATCCGAATTGCTCACCGATACTGTTAGACAAGTTTCCATTTGAAGTCAG TAAAGAGTACGAGGATTTGTCAATAAAAGCTAAATTTAGGTTTAGCATCTCTCTTCGAAGCCTTTCACAGCCCATGTCGCTTGGAGACATAGCCAGGACTTGGGATGTCTGTGCCCATGCTGTTATTTCAGAGCATGCACAACAAAGTGGCGGAGGCACCTTCAGCTCAAAATATGGTTCTTGGGAAAACTGCGTGAGTGCAGCATGA